ACTTTTTACAAATGGAGCCGATCTTCTTTCAAAAGCAAATCCATCATAAATCCTTAGATTCCATCCACTCCGAATGCGTGATTTGGTAAAGAACGTGTTCGGATAAACTATGTTCATTGGGAAGTTCCGGGTGCTGGAACAAGCCAATTTCCCTAAGTCCAATTCTTTTCATAACCGACCTAGAACGTGCATTTTTAACGGAAGTGAAAGAAACCACCTTTGAAAGTTTGAATTGTTCGAATCCATATCGTAGGCAAAAAGATGCGGCCTCGGTCGCATATCCACGATTCCAAAAAGAAGAATTCAATCTCCAACCGATTTCCACGGCGGGAGTAAACGAAGCATAAAAAGCGACATTCAAAAATCCGGTAAAACCGATCCACTCTTTCGTTTGTTTCACCTCTAACACCCAAAGCCCGTATCCGAATTCCGCAAAATGAGCTTTCATCTTTTCAAAGAATCTTTCGGAATCGTTCTTTGATAAAAGAGCCGGAAAATATTCCATCACAATCGGATCGGAACCCATCTGATAAAACGGTTCTATATCTCCGTCTTCCCACTCCCTTAAAACAAGTCTTTCCGTTTCCAAAACCATTCTCCCCCAAGAAAGCGCCTAAAATTGCCTTTTTAGAAAATTTTGCGATTCATTATCCTACAGCGATTATGTTGCTTTTTTGAACCGGAGTTAAAGAAAATT
The nucleotide sequence above comes from Leptospira weilii. Encoded proteins:
- a CDS encoding GNAT family N-acetyltransferase: MVLETERLVLREWEDGDIEPFYQMGSDPIVMEYFPALLSKNDSERFFEKMKAHFAEFGYGLWVLEVKQTKEWIGFTGFLNVAFYASFTPAVEIGWRLNSSFWNRGYATEAASFCLRYGFEQFKLSKVVSFTSVKNARSRSVMKRIGLREIGLFQHPELPNEHSLSEHVLYQITHSEWMESKDL